From Desulfosalsimonas propionicica, the proteins below share one genomic window:
- a CDS encoding ribonuclease H-like domain-containing protein, with amino-acid sequence MIENTFCHINGVGKKIEARLWHAGICAWNDVSAARELPVGPSAAAWIRSELAVSEKSLQEGRIGYFSRRLPLDQQWRLFGTFRTRTAYLDIETTGLCRDSNRITTIALYDGTHIRCYVNGQNLHDFPDDISRYDLLVTYNGKSFDIPFIERFFNIRMFQAHIDLRHLLAGLGFNGGLKGCEKQMGIDRKELDGIDGYLAVLLWQEYEKTGSLSALETLMAYNAEDTVNLEYLIHTAYNLKVNQTPFAQTKALVRPDRPRIPFAAHSEFVHRIMEKSFAHGAHYQRRTDEPGT; translated from the coding sequence ATGATTGAAAATACATTCTGTCACATCAATGGCGTGGGCAAAAAAATCGAGGCCCGGCTGTGGCATGCCGGTATCTGCGCCTGGAATGATGTGTCTGCAGCTCGTGAGCTGCCTGTCGGGCCGTCAGCGGCCGCATGGATCCGAAGTGAACTGGCGGTTTCTGAAAAATCCCTGCAAGAGGGCCGGATTGGTTATTTTTCCCGTCGCTTGCCCCTGGATCAGCAGTGGCGCCTGTTCGGGACTTTCCGTACCAGAACCGCTTATCTTGATATTGAAACCACCGGCCTGTGCCGGGATTCCAACCGGATTACCACCATTGCCCTTTATGACGGCACCCATATCCGCTGCTATGTAAACGGGCAAAACCTGCATGACTTTCCCGACGATATTTCCCGTTATGATCTGCTGGTGACCTATAACGGCAAAAGCTTTGACATTCCTTTTATCGAGCGCTTTTTCAATATCCGCATGTTCCAGGCCCATATCGACCTGCGGCATCTGCTTGCCGGCCTGGGGTTTAATGGAGGGCTCAAGGGGTGTGAGAAGCAAATGGGAATTGACCGCAAGGAACTCGACGGTATCGACGGATATCTGGCGGTGCTGTTGTGGCAGGAATATGAGAAAACCGGCAGTTTGTCTGCGCTTGAAACCCTTATGGCTTATAATGCTGAAGATACCGTGAACCTGGAGTATTTGATACACACAGCCTACAATCTCAAGGTCAACCAGACGCCCTTTGCACAGACCAAAGCCCTTGTCCGGCCGGATCGGCCCCGAATTCCGTTTGCAGCGCATTCAGAGTTTGTGCACAGGATTATGGAAAAATCGTTTGCCCATGGGGCTCATTACCAAAGGAGAACTGATGAGCCGGGGACCTGA
- a CDS encoding PAS domain-containing sensor histidine kinase, with translation MSRGPENTKENRISCPGADLHGFGYDSSKGNESSQLLEAIFANTHFMVAHMDTNFCFIRVNQAYAKADGKWPEDYKGRNHFDLYPNAENQAIFQKVVDSGQPYYALEKPFEYCQNPERGVSYWDWSLNPVKAADGRVTGLILALVNVTRRKLAQKAALKAEKRFRIMTEAIDDVFWMALPGLKRILYVSPSYEKMWGRSCQSVYESPMSFVESIDFRDRPRVWQRIRHYSGGTWDEEYRVARPDGSICWVRDRGYPVWDENGGLQMIVGVCTDISSLKSVQRALQTSEGRIRLLSSQLMEAQEKERKYVARELHDSLGSGLAGLKIQIENALAAARSSKTAVAPSVLEGLVANAGHLLAECRRIQKGLRPPMLDDLGLLSTIDWYCRQFNSVFPHIRLEKILMIDEQDIEEALKIVIYRVVQEAMNNAARHGNAGSIQLSLIKNGQCMLLTVADNGIGFSAEKQSRAEAGYGLLGMKERVELSGGTFRVESRPGRGVWIKAGWQCADQQE, from the coding sequence ATGAGCCGGGGACCTGAAAATACAAAAGAAAACCGGATCAGCTGCCCTGGTGCGGATTTGCATGGATTCGGGTATGACAGCAGCAAAGGCAATGAATCCAGTCAGTTGTTGGAAGCCATTTTTGCCAATACGCATTTCATGGTAGCGCATATGGATACCAACTTTTGTTTTATCCGTGTTAATCAGGCCTATGCAAAAGCCGATGGCAAATGGCCGGAGGACTATAAAGGCAGAAACCATTTTGACCTGTATCCAAACGCGGAAAACCAGGCTATTTTCCAAAAGGTGGTGGATTCCGGACAGCCCTATTACGCCCTTGAAAAGCCGTTTGAATATTGCCAAAATCCGGAGCGGGGAGTGAGTTACTGGGACTGGAGTCTCAATCCGGTAAAGGCGGCAGACGGCCGCGTAACCGGTTTGATCCTGGCCCTGGTAAATGTTACCCGCCGCAAACTTGCCCAAAAGGCCGCCCTGAAGGCGGAAAAACGCTTCCGGATCATGACCGAGGCCATTGATGACGTGTTCTGGATGGCCCTTCCGGGGTTGAAACGGATTCTTTACGTCAGCCCCTCATATGAAAAAATGTGGGGCCGGAGCTGTCAGAGCGTGTATGAATCGCCCATGTCGTTTGTGGAAAGTATTGATTTCCGGGATCGACCCCGGGTCTGGCAGCGGATCAGGCATTACAGCGGCGGAACATGGGATGAGGAGTACCGGGTGGCGCGGCCCGACGGATCCATTTGCTGGGTCCGGGACCGGGGATATCCGGTTTGGGATGAAAACGGGGGGCTTCAGATGATTGTGGGCGTGTGCACGGACATTTCCAGTCTCAAGTCTGTTCAGCGCGCCCTGCAAACCTCAGAGGGGCGGATCCGTCTGCTCTCTTCCCAGTTAATGGAGGCCCAGGAAAAGGAGCGCAAATACGTTGCCCGGGAACTCCACGACAGTCTGGGCTCTGGACTGGCTGGGCTCAAGATCCAGATCGAAAATGCCCTGGCAGCGGCCCGGTCTTCGAAAACAGCGGTGGCGCCATCTGTGCTGGAGGGCCTGGTGGCCAACGCCGGTCATCTGCTGGCCGAATGCCGGCGGATTCAGAAGGGTTTGCGGCCCCCCATGCTCGATGATCTCGGGCTCCTGTCCACCATTGACTGGTACTGCCGGCAATTTAACAGTGTGTTCCCTCACATCCGGCTGGAAAAAATTCTCATGATTGATGAACAAGACATTGAGGAAGCCTTGAAAATCGTGATTTACCGGGTCGTCCAGGAGGCCATGAACAATGCGGCAAGGCATGGCAATGCCGGCAGCATTCAGCTTTCATTGATCAAAAACGGCCAATGCATGCTCTTGACAGTGGCAGACAATGGAATCGGTTTTTCAGCAGAAAAACAGTCCCGGGCTGAGGCCGGTTACGGTCTGCTGGGGATGAAGGAGCGGGTGGAGTTAAGCGGCGGGACCTTCCGGGTGGAGTCCCGGCCCGGCCGCGGCGTCTGGATCAAAGCGGGATGGCAGTGCGCGGATCAACAGGAATAA
- a CDS encoding sigma-54 interaction domain-containing protein, translating to MNTTKSKKSAEEGRDKGMENGVWMANDLDRLLEMILEAGARMMRARASSLLLLEKKTGRLNFQVATGAKKEDIKQFSLRMGEGIAGHVASTGEPLLIPDVSRDRRWYRYISDQIGFKTRSIACVPLKVGSRVIGVVEFINKGEKGRFQESDLELINVFAELAAIAIENARKFKLVELENRDLKQDLHLSHEIVGKSHAIRQVVSDALQVADSMASTLILGESGTGKELLARLIHQASPRKDRPLVALNCAAMPETLLEAELFGYEKGAFTGATGTKIGKFELADEGTIFLDEIAEMSPAMQAKLLRVLQDGIFYRLGGNTPIAVDIRVIAATNRKIGKEVQSGNFREDLYYRLNVVELQMPPLRERKSDIPLLAAHFVEWFRKEKGYLHLEISDAAMEKMIGYDWPGNVRELQNALERAVVMGRGRKIEPEDLPMFASRGPSAEGIDVGMTLEEAMHAFKKKFIRMNLKKTGGNQTRAAKIMGIQRTYLSRLISRYGIKKDRKHR from the coding sequence ATGAATACAACAAAATCAAAAAAATCCGCAGAAGAAGGCCGGGATAAGGGCATGGAAAACGGCGTCTGGATGGCCAACGACCTGGACCGGCTCCTGGAGATGATCCTGGAGGCAGGCGCACGCATGATGCGCGCAAGAGCCAGTTCCCTGCTGCTTCTGGAAAAAAAGACCGGCCGGCTGAATTTTCAGGTGGCCACCGGCGCCAAAAAAGAGGATATCAAACAGTTCTCCCTCAGGATGGGAGAGGGTATTGCCGGGCATGTGGCCAGCACCGGAGAGCCTTTGCTCATACCCGATGTCAGCCGGGATCGGCGCTGGTACCGGTACATAAGCGACCAGATTGGGTTTAAAACCCGCTCCATTGCCTGCGTGCCTTTAAAGGTCGGCAGCAGGGTCATTGGTGTGGTGGAATTTATCAACAAGGGCGAAAAAGGTAGGTTTCAGGAAAGTGATCTGGAGCTGATCAATGTATTTGCCGAATTGGCCGCCATTGCCATTGAAAACGCCCGTAAGTTCAAGCTCGTGGAACTGGAAAACCGGGACTTGAAGCAGGACCTGCACCTGAGTCATGAAATTGTGGGCAAAAGCCACGCCATCCGGCAGGTGGTTTCCGATGCCCTGCAGGTGGCCGATTCCATGGCCAGTACGCTGATTTTGGGGGAAAGCGGCACGGGCAAGGAATTGCTGGCCCGCCTGATCCACCAGGCCAGCCCCCGCAAGGACCGGCCCCTGGTGGCGCTCAATTGCGCGGCCATGCCCGAGACCCTGCTTGAAGCCGAGTTGTTCGGGTATGAAAAAGGCGCCTTTACCGGGGCCACTGGGACCAAGATCGGAAAATTCGAACTGGCAGATGAAGGAACCATTTTTCTCGATGAGATTGCTGAAATGAGTCCGGCCATGCAGGCAAAACTTTTGCGGGTGCTCCAGGACGGAATCTTTTACCGACTGGGCGGCAATACCCCAATTGCCGTGGATATCCGGGTTATTGCCGCCACCAACCGGAAAATCGGCAAAGAAGTGCAATCCGGAAATTTCAGGGAGGATCTGTATTACCGGCTCAATGTCGTGGAACTCCAAATGCCGCCCCTGCGGGAGCGCAAAAGCGATATTCCGCTTCTGGCGGCCCATTTTGTAGAGTGGTTTCGCAAGGAAAAGGGATACTTGCACCTGGAGATTTCAGATGCAGCAATGGAGAAGATGATCGGCTATGACTGGCCCGGAAACGTGCGCGAGCTGCAAAATGCCCTTGAACGGGCCGTAGTCATGGGGCGTGGTCGTAAAATTGAGCCGGAAGATCTGCCCATGTTTGCATCCCGGGGCCCTTCGGCAGAGGGTATTGACGTGGGAATGACGCTTGAGGAGGCAATGCATGCGTTTAAAAAGAAATTTATCCGGATGAACCTGAAAAAAACCGGCGGAAACCAGACCCGGGCTGCCAAAATCATGGGGATTCAGCGCACCTATTTGTCCCGGCTGATTTCCCGGTATGGCATCAAAAAAGACCGTAAGCACCGCTGA
- the sat gene encoding sulfate adenylyltransferase, with translation MSNLIPPHGGKGLINCLLEGAELEAEKKKAEGLKKVSLSPRERGDLIMLGTGGFSPLDGFMTKADWKSVCDNYQLSDGTFWPVPVTLSASQEEAGAISEGDEIALFNSETNEIMATMKVTEKFEMTEENKRYECEKVFMGEGTPTPEEFWKIAEDEHPGVQMVMNQKPFNLAGQVKVLSEAEFPTKYKGIYMRPSESRRIFEERGWQKVAALQLRNPMHRSHEYLAKIAIEVSDGCFIHSLVGNLKPGDIPAEVRVKCIDVLVNNYFVPDKVVQGGYPLDMRYAGPREALLHATFRQNYGCSHMIIGRDHAGVGDFYGMFEAQTIFNKIPAPAEEGKALLCEPLNIDWTFYCHKCDGMASLKTCPHTKEDRVLLSGTMLRKMLSEGGQLPDHFGREEVLDILRNYYQGLTDKVEVKLHGAATGE, from the coding sequence ATGTCGAATCTAATTCCCCCGCATGGCGGCAAGGGCCTGATCAATTGTCTGCTGGAAGGCGCGGAACTGGAAGCGGAAAAGAAAAAAGCCGAAGGATTGAAAAAGGTTTCGCTGTCTCCCAGGGAACGCGGTGACCTGATCATGCTCGGCACCGGCGGTTTCTCACCCCTGGACGGCTTTATGACCAAGGCGGACTGGAAGAGTGTCTGTGACAACTACCAGCTGTCAGACGGCACATTCTGGCCCGTGCCCGTGACCCTGTCGGCAAGCCAGGAAGAGGCCGGCGCCATCAGCGAAGGCGACGAAATCGCCCTGTTTAATTCGGAAACCAACGAAATCATGGCCACCATGAAGGTTACCGAGAAATTTGAGATGACCGAGGAAAACAAGCGCTATGAATGCGAAAAGGTTTTCATGGGCGAAGGCACTCCCACTCCGGAAGAATTCTGGAAGATTGCAGAAGATGAGCATCCGGGCGTGCAGATGGTCATGAACCAGAAACCCTTTAACCTGGCCGGCCAGGTAAAGGTTCTGTCTGAAGCTGAATTTCCCACCAAGTACAAGGGCATTTACATGCGCCCGTCAGAATCCCGCAGAATTTTCGAGGAACGTGGATGGCAGAAGGTCGCCGCCCTGCAGCTGCGCAATCCCATGCACCGCTCCCACGAATACCTGGCCAAGATCGCCATTGAAGTCAGCGACGGCTGCTTTATCCACTCCTTGGTGGGCAACCTCAAACCCGGCGACATCCCCGCCGAGGTCCGGGTCAAATGCATTGACGTGCTGGTCAACAATTACTTTGTGCCCGACAAGGTTGTGCAGGGCGGCTATCCCCTGGATATGCGCTATGCAGGCCCCAGAGAAGCCCTGCTCCATGCCACGTTCCGCCAGAACTACGGATGCTCCCATATGATCATCGGCCGGGACCATGCCGGCGTGGGCGACTTTTACGGCATGTTTGAAGCCCAGACCATATTCAACAAGATCCCGGCTCCGGCAGAAGAAGGCAAGGCCCTGCTGTGCGAGCCCTTAAACATTGACTGGACCTTCTACTGCCACAAGTGCGACGGCATGGCATCGCTGAAAACCTGTCCGCACACCAAGGAAGACCGTGTGCTTCTGTCCGGCACCATGCTTCGCAAGATGCTTTCCGAAGGCGGCCAGCTGCCGGATCACTTCGGCCGCGAAGAAGTCCTGGACATCCTGCGCAATTACTACCAGGGCCTGACCGACAAGGTCGAGGTCAAGCTCCACGGTGCAGCCACCGGAGAATAA
- a CDS encoding sugar phosphate isomerase/epimerase family protein, whose translation MAEMFDSAKTRILENVQVNIPFTWLMDSQENWLEIFAENRIQPEIGLDAETLDRFAPEDFSRVGRRFAHAGCRVTVHGPFLDLSPGSPDPEIRSATHKRLTQARAAAEVLGPETMVCHAGYDPARYSFIRQEWYKRAADTWNTHSYALWDHGIRLVLENVYEPDPKDLMDLFEKTDPETTGFCLDVGHLTVFGSFSLSEWLNRLGPRIRQLHLHDNCGKTDDHLGMGRGIIDFTPLHEWLKTAGPGPVITLEPHRREDLLHSLLFLENHKWFQ comes from the coding sequence ATGGCAGAAATGTTTGATTCGGCAAAAACCCGCATCCTTGAAAATGTTCAGGTCAACATCCCGTTTACCTGGCTTATGGATTCACAGGAAAACTGGCTGGAAATTTTCGCGGAAAACCGAATTCAGCCGGAAATCGGCTTAGACGCTGAGACCCTGGACCGGTTTGCACCGGAAGATTTCTCCCGTGTGGGCCGCCGGTTTGCCCATGCCGGGTGCCGGGTGACGGTACACGGACCGTTTCTGGACTTGTCACCGGGATCGCCAGATCCGGAAATCCGGTCGGCAACCCACAAGCGGCTGACACAGGCCCGGGCGGCTGCAGAGGTTTTGGGCCCGGAAACCATGGTCTGCCATGCCGGCTATGACCCGGCGCGCTACAGCTTTATCCGGCAGGAGTGGTACAAAAGGGCGGCTGACACATGGAACACCCACAGCTATGCCCTTTGGGACCATGGCATCCGCCTGGTGCTGGAAAACGTCTACGAACCCGACCCAAAAGACCTGATGGATTTATTTGAAAAAACCGATCCAGAGACAACCGGTTTCTGTCTTGACGTGGGACACCTGACCGTATTTGGCTCGTTTTCTCTCTCAGAGTGGCTCAACAGACTCGGTCCCCGTATCCGCCAGCTCCACCTGCACGACAATTGCGGAAAAACCGATGACCACCTGGGAATGGGACGGGGCATCATCGATTTCACGCCCTTGCATGAGTGGCTGAAAACCGCCGGCCCCGGGCCTGTTATCACCCTGGAACCCCACCGCCGGGAAGACCTGTTGCACAGCCTTTTGTTTCTGGAAAATCACAAATGGTTCCAATAA
- the cobT gene encoding nicotinate-nucleotide--dimethylbenzimidazole phosphoribosyltransferase gives MNLNEAIEKIRPPDEQFEQKAAARLSDQARPGGSLGMLEDAARRLAGMARSLDVHLKRKVIVTCAGDHGVVAEGVSLFPQEVTAQMVYNFVDGGASINVLARHAGAEVRAADLGVNHDFEKNLPIFHEKIRKGTDNLRRKSAMTRREAILSIEAGIRIAEQLHTAHSVDLLGTGDMGIGNTTPSSAVIAAFSGIDPKKLVGRGTGIDDTALTNKIEVIRGALDLHTPDPKDPVDVLAKVGGFEIGGLAGLVIGGAALGFPVVCDGLIATAGALIACELAPGAKKWLFTSHRSVEIGHQFMIDRLGMEPLLDLGLRLGEGTGAALAMELLDAATRVLAEIRTFEEVSIRNAQKQ, from the coding sequence ATGAACCTTAACGAAGCCATTGAAAAAATCCGCCCCCCGGATGAACAATTTGAACAAAAGGCCGCGGCCCGGCTGTCTGATCAGGCCCGGCCCGGCGGCAGCCTGGGAATGCTGGAAGACGCGGCCCGGCGCCTGGCGGGCATGGCCCGAAGCCTGGATGTGCACTTGAAACGCAAGGTCATCGTTACCTGCGCGGGTGATCACGGCGTGGTGGCGGAAGGTGTAAGCCTTTTTCCCCAGGAAGTCACAGCCCAGATGGTTTACAACTTTGTGGACGGCGGGGCCTCAATCAACGTCCTGGCCCGGCACGCCGGCGCGGAAGTCCGGGCGGCGGACCTGGGCGTAAACCATGATTTTGAAAAAAATCTGCCGATTTTTCATGAAAAAATCCGAAAAGGGACGGATAATCTAAGACGTAAATCCGCCATGACCCGCCGGGAAGCTATTTTGTCAATTGAGGCCGGCATCCGCATTGCCGAACAGCTCCACACTGCACATTCGGTGGACCTGCTGGGCACCGGGGATATGGGCATCGGCAACACCACCCCCTCTTCTGCGGTGATTGCGGCATTTTCCGGCATTGACCCGAAAAAACTCGTGGGCCGGGGCACGGGTATTGATGACACCGCCCTGACAAACAAGATCGAGGTGATCCGCGGGGCCCTGGACCTGCACACCCCGGACCCGAAAGACCCCGTTGACGTGCTGGCCAAAGTGGGCGGATTTGAAATCGGCGGTCTGGCCGGGCTCGTCATTGGCGGGGCTGCCCTGGGATTTCCAGTGGTGTGCGACGGCCTGATTGCCACGGCCGGGGCCCTGATTGCCTGCGAACTGGCCCCGGGAGCCAAAAAATGGTTGTTTACAAGCCACCGCTCCGTGGAAATCGGCCACCAGTTCATGATTGACCGGCTGGGCATGGAGCCGCTGCTGGATCTCGGGCTCCGGCTCGGGGAAGGCACGGGTGCGGCTCTGGCCATGGAACTTCTGGATGCCGCAACCCGGGTGTTGGCCGAAATCCGGACATTTGAGGAAGTCAGCATCAGAAACGCCCAGAAACAGTAA
- the cbiR gene encoding cobamide remodeling phosphodiesterase CbiR: MTDRKTDITGKHPYTPLPRSYKNQFSFSLACPSFIYPDHILPNVSMLAPFVDEIEVLIFESAPAKHLPPENDIRQMAALAKNQQISYNVHLPTDVNITDAVPGRQKKAIERILAAADRARPLAPVTWTLHLPFEENSTDTGTVQKWQKRAIDALERLLVQSGIAPRHISIENLDYPPEWMEPVAEAMDVSVCLDTGHLLEYNFDILETFELFRPRITILHLYGDVAAGRGHLGLHRLDARHVPAVSRILEGFCGTVSLEVFSFNDLSKSLPALEGLVS; the protein is encoded by the coding sequence TTGACCGACCGTAAAACCGATATTACAGGAAAACATCCCTATACGCCCCTGCCCCGGTCCTATAAAAACCAATTCAGCTTTTCCCTGGCCTGCCCCTCGTTTATCTACCCGGACCACATTCTGCCCAATGTCTCCATGCTGGCGCCGTTTGTGGACGAAATCGAGGTGCTCATTTTTGAAAGCGCACCTGCCAAACACCTGCCGCCTGAAAACGATATCCGGCAAATGGCCGCCCTGGCAAAAAATCAACAAATTTCCTACAACGTGCACCTGCCCACAGATGTCAACATCACAGATGCGGTCCCCGGCCGGCAGAAAAAAGCCATTGAACGCATCCTGGCGGCCGCAGACCGTGCCCGGCCCCTTGCGCCCGTGACCTGGACCCTGCATCTGCCTTTTGAAGAAAACAGCACAGATACGGGCACGGTGCAAAAATGGCAGAAACGGGCCATTGATGCATTGGAACGGCTGCTGGTCCAGAGCGGGATTGCCCCCCGGCACATCTCCATTGAAAACCTGGATTATCCGCCAGAATGGATGGAGCCAGTGGCAGAAGCCATGGATGTTTCCGTATGCCTGGATACCGGCCACCTGCTGGAATACAATTTTGACATCCTTGAAACCTTTGAACTTTTCCGCCCCAGGATCACGATCCTGCATTTATATGGCGACGTGGCCGCCGGCCGGGGCCATTTGGGCCTTCATCGCCTGGATGCCCGGCATGTTCCGGCTGTATCGCGAATTCTGGAGGGATTTTGCGGCACTGTGAGTCTGGAGGTATTTTCCTTCAATGATCTGAGCAAATCCCTTCCGGCCCTGGAGGGCCTTGTTTCCTGA
- a CDS encoding radical SAM protein, which yields MSSPYRPAYMETHKTGKLAEKTRRAHEILKDCTLCPRQCRVNRTAGEAGICGIAEQMMVSGCHPHFGEETPLVGRHGSGTIFMTGCSLTCCFCQNWEISHECRGEPVTAQQAADMMMELQALGCHNINFVTPTHVVPQILFALEKAVEKGLHIPLVYNCGGYETQETLRLLEGIIDIYMPDLKFMDPDIASRACDAPDYPETAKAALKEMHRQVGDLTIDPGGIALRGLLVRHLVLPENLAGTREAMAFIVKEISPDTYVNVMSQYRPMGHAAKVPELARPVGPGEYREAVNAAREEGIHRLDRP from the coding sequence ATGAGCAGCCCATACCGACCGGCATACATGGAAACCCACAAAACCGGCAAACTGGCCGAAAAAACCCGCCGGGCACACGAAATCCTGAAAGACTGCACCCTTTGCCCAAGGCAGTGCCGCGTCAACCGGACAGCCGGTGAAGCCGGAATCTGCGGGATCGCTGAACAGATGATGGTTTCGGGCTGCCACCCCCACTTTGGCGAGGAAACCCCACTGGTGGGCCGTCACGGCTCGGGCACCATCTTTATGACCGGCTGCAGCCTGACCTGCTGCTTCTGCCAGAACTGGGAGATCAGCCATGAGTGCCGGGGCGAGCCGGTTACAGCGCAGCAGGCCGCCGACATGATGATGGAACTCCAGGCCCTGGGCTGCCACAACATCAATTTTGTCACCCCCACCCATGTGGTGCCGCAGATTTTGTTCGCCCTGGAAAAGGCTGTTGAAAAGGGCCTGCACATTCCCCTGGTCTACAACTGCGGGGGATATGAAACCCAGGAAACCTTACGCCTGCTCGAAGGGATTATTGACATCTACATGCCGGATTTGAAATTCATGGATCCCGACATTGCCAGCCGGGCCTGCGATGCCCCGGACTACCCGGAAACCGCCAAAGCCGCCCTGAAGGAAATGCACCGGCAGGTCGGCGATCTGACAATTGACCCCGGGGGCATTGCCTTGCGCGGCCTTCTGGTGCGCCACCTGGTGCTGCCGGAAAACCTGGCCGGCACCCGGGAGGCCATGGCCTTTATTGTAAAAGAAATCTCGCCGGACACCTATGTCAATGTCATGAGCCAGTACCGGCCCATGGGCCATGCCGCAAAAGTGCCGGAACTGGCCCGGCCGGTTGGGCCCGGGGAATACCGGGAGGCGGTAAACGCAGCCAGAGAGGAAGGAATCCACAGACTTGACCGACCGTAA